In Diceros bicornis minor isolate mBicDic1 chromosome 21, mDicBic1.mat.cur, whole genome shotgun sequence, the sequence gaaaaagataaatgtttcaacccTTGTTGCAAAGATACACTTTACCAAATTGATTTCAGTTATAGGTAgctaaaaggagaggagaaaaggagtTTGTTacatctgggggaaaaaaaacaaagaaatcaatCTTTCACTTGAGTTTCAGAAAATTCCACCCAGTTCAGTGTTATGGTCTTGAAATTATCAAAAGCTGTATTCCAGAGTACTTGTCAAAGTCTTTTTCAGGaatctctttaaaaatgaagcatttggcaccagcccagtggtgtagttaagttcacgcactccacttcagcggtccagggtttgcaggtttggatcccaggcacagacctatgcactgcttatcaagccaagctgtggtaggtgtcccacatataaagtagaggaagatgggcatgaatgtcggcccagagccaatcttcctcagcaaaacgaggaggattggcaatggatgttagctcagggctaatcttcctcaccaaaaaaaagagaaacatatttgtaaaagaatcagagtaaaacaataactgtatgtaactgacaaagactttaaaaaaaaaggaaaaatgtgtagATACAATTGACAAGAAAATTTAGTATTTTTGTGACACACATTTTAGATAGTAACTAAAATTACaggatataacattatattaggatATGTCAGATGTTTAGGAATTTTATACAATTTCTAGAAGACATTCAGGTAACATTCACCCATACAAAATAACCTAAAAAGGTTTTTTATCACTTATTCAACCATGCTTCTCATGTAATTTGccataccaaataagcctaataagtgtAATATCTCTCCTTTTATAGGGAGAGGGAATAAACCTATTGAGAGATCCCAAGTgccctctggaaaatcccaaagttacaTCCAGGTCGAAAAGacatcatttagaatttgaatattTGGGGAAgcatgtcaaaaatatcaaaatgtttgGACACTTGACCAAATGGgatcacagatcattatgaaaTAATACTTAAGTACCTATTTGAACAAAGTAACAGTAACAAGTTTCAAAGGTAAATACAAAAGGTACATAGTTGTAAGCAAaacttaactcctttaatactaaGACTCAGTTCTCTTAAGTAATTAAAGAACTGATAGAAGCAACACAGGAAATTGTTTTGACAAAACACCAGCCTctctttaggacaaaattactttcttttccctcaacagAATGCATTTCCATTCCTTATACTTTCTTTTATCAACACATACATGCTACTTTCCTTGTATTCAGAGATGTTTCCCTTTGTATTTCTAGTAGCTTTAGTtacacatattagaatttttaacccttagaatccCCAATTCCTAGTAAAAACTAAGAAGTATGTAATTGTGGACAGCCAGATTTATAAATACACTTCATAATTTCTAGGAGTATATGGCCCTTTGAACAGTGCAATCTTTCAATGTGGCACAAGACGTGGTTACTAACAGACCCAAATTCGTCTTTGGTTTCTTTGCAGTAGGAAGCCAATagtagataaacctatgttcagtaattaatgttttagtATTTTGTCTTGTTTGGAAAATGATTTGGGGATTCAGTTATTTACTTTAACTTAGTATAAACTTtgatcttatttacatttattttgattACTTGCTTTTAACAATCTTGCTTGGATTAGACATTAAATAGCCAACCATCATCCCAAGTtactttcttgctgacaaattttgcagcagagacagcatcagcccacttgactagtaaacccaggcAGACAGAAAGTTCTACATTTGTATGACACCCAATACCAAAAACTCTGAAGACAAGCCTGCTTTTTATTTACACCAACAACCTTAAGCTAGCTTTCATTTCTAAGGATTGATCCCCAATCACAAATACTTGAAAAGTATTCCagttagtttctattatatttctgagatttaGGAATACTTAATTTATAAGCACTTAATTTCAAGCCAGTTAAATAGAGCTTTTTACAAATTGATTCTAGagataccatctggaggtagaaaaatatcacatctcCATAATGTACATACATAGACACATAGACAGGCATAAGCAGATTCTCatagctttcattttaaaacatttagccatgtctcaggtacaaaactcatAGGAATAGTTGAATCTAGACTGTatttctggcagatggactaaggTAAGGTCACTTGTTCAGGTGGCCAAAGTCTTTcactaaagatttttatttgcatgctgTAAGGATccttttagagctgtttttgCAGTCATTTTGTCTATTATCAAAAGTCTAGGGTAATTGCTCTTTGAATTTTTCCTTCTAGTTGTTTATTTGCTCCAGTTAACTTAGAAATAGTAATTAAGGGGTTAGCATTTGACTCCTCCGAGGGTCTGGACATAAAGGGGCAGGTTTTCACagataggaagaaaggaaggtggCACCAGGGGCACAGCCTGGGCACAAGGTGGCTGCTGGGGCGGAGTCTGAGATGAAGCATCTGGGAGATAAACAAGATGGCGCCCGAGACAGAGAGGAAAGGGGGGAGCACGAGGCTTCAGAAGACATTTTGTTCTCCCccagttttttagttgttttggcTAATGTAGACACAGTATCTTGTAGTGAGGTGACTTTAGAGCTTTGTGCGTATCCAGAAGCCCCCAGGTACCAAAGAAAACAGACATACcattcattttgtttaattttagaaCTGTGGTCTTCTAATTtggttttaaaaagtgattttggGGAGATCGAAAGTTCTCCATAATGGCCACAGCAATTCTGGACTGCTTTTGGTCTGTTTGGCCCACTTAGTTGAAAATGCTCATTCCGGGGGCCCAAAGTTCTTAAACATAAACCCGACCAGGGCCCCTGAAGGAGGGCTGCCCTCAGAACATTTAGATGACTGGGATCCCCATTTCtgaaatttcctctgaaaaccCAAGAAAGTTGCTGCAGTTCTAGCCCTGCTCCCTgaaggaatctaaaaacaaaagaaaaattgctgGATTCCCAGCCCTGATTCCAAAAAGCATGCAAAAACCAAAGAAAGACATCTGGATTTTCAGCAAGGCTGAGCCCCAAAAGGAACTGAGTACTCACCAAGGACAATGccttgaacctggaggacaaTGTCCCTCCCCAAGATGACAAGCGTCTCCTGATCCCAAATAAAGTCTGAGAGCTCAGAATGCAAAGGGAGTGGAGCTCAAAATCCAAGAGGAGATTCATCAAACTGAATGCAGATGGCAACTCACAGAAGCAATGAGCACAAGGTGCTCCCTATGGGTACCCGGCATGGTTCTAGGAGTCGGTATCTCTTGGGGGATTGCCTCCTTTGGATCTCACtcttctgacaccaaatatgtcaacttaaaaagcaaatttgggggccgacccagtggcgcaagcggttaagtgcgtgcgctccactgcggggatccggggttcaccggttctgttCCTGGGTGCATACcactgcaccgcttgtcaggccatgctgtggcggcgtcccatataaagtggagaaagatgggcatggatgttagcccagggccagtcttcctcggcaaaagaggaggattggcagaggttagctcagggccgatcttcctcacacacacaaaaaaaaaaataagcaaatttgcctgttattttatcttaAAGTGAGTTTATTCAGGTGTAGCCAACAGAATTGCAATACGGACATGTGGGCTATGGCAGCCACAGACAAATCCAGATAACAAAggagggagctgcttttatagaaaaaaaggagggagTAGGTAGGGGCTATTCTGAAGGAAAGTGTATTGgcggaaagtaacagttcagggtggcaacggcttctcattggctgagctgtggcatttctcattggctgggctgtggtgCTTCTCATCTGCTAGGCCATTGCTTGGTGGAGAGAGAAATTTTCCCTTAGTGGTAAATTCCCTGGGGAGACAACCACACACATAGCTGGCAAATGGATTACATTAGACCGATGCCAGTAGACCTGTGGGCTGTAAATGTGTCCTAACAAGAATGGACACTTACTCTGGACTGGGCTTTGCATAACCGGTGGTAGATGCAAACACTCAAGATACTGTTAAATGATTGGAACAGAAAATACAGTACCAATTCTGACCACAAGTCACATTTCTTTAGACCAAGGGACACACTTTACAGCCCATAGTGTCCAACAGTGGGCCAAGAGATGTCACCTCAGAGGACATATCATGTTGCACATCATCATCAGAGTAATGGTTTAATAGAAAGCTAGAATGGGTGGTTGAAACATTTGCTGCTTAAAATGGGGGGAGATAAAGGCATGAGGGGCTGGCTTATGTGCCTTCAAGTGTGTGTGCTCACACACTTGTCTAGGGGATCTGGGGTAGAGGATGGGGGAGGATGCTGGGGCAACTATAAAGTTCTTTCCCACTTCACCACAACATTCTTTTTTCCTGCCTGATGTAGTGGTCCCAGGACCAGGGCTGCAACTTCAGGTGCCAGAAGCAGGAATCATTCCTAAGCAAGAAACTGTAACTATACCTTTAAATCTTTACATCAGAATTCCTGAGGGCTTGATGGAGTGGACTGTGTCTGATCCCTCTGACTCTCCTCCAGTGGACCATTTCACGAGGGGAAATGGAACCAAGGAAGTCAGCACTTTCTCCAGTTTTGGCATCTTGTTGATTAAAGACGTCAATGTTTCTTGCACTTTGGCCTGTTCTTAAATTGACTCTCCCAAAATCTGACGTCTCAGCTCTCTCTCCAACTGAGCTGAGCTCGTGAAAATTTTAAACTTGATGTCAGAATTTCAACAACTTAGATGGAATGGACAATTTCCTTCAAAAACACAATGCATGAAAGTTgactagagaaaaaagaaaatctgaatagctctctatctaaaaaaattaaaatagctatcaaagaaaactccaggcccagatgccTTCATCAATGggttctattaaacatttcatgaAGAAGTAACACCAATTTTAAGCAAATTATTTTAGGAAGTAAAAGAGAAGGGACACACTTGCTTCAAAAACCCAATGAAGACATCACAAATACAGGACTTCACCAACCCGATAGGCCAAATTGACCCAAGAGATGTAGACAGAACACTCCACACAATAAtagcaaaatatacatttttctccagtgcacatggaacattctccaggataaaccatatattaggctacaaaacaagtcttaatcaattttaaaagattgaaatcatacaaaatatctttttgataacaatagaatgaaactagaaatcacaagccaaaggaaaactagaaaattgacaaatatgtggaaactaaacaacagacTCTTCAATAAagaatgggtcaaagaagaactcACAAGGGAAACTAGAAAAGGTCTTGAGACAAATGATAACgtatgggatgcagtaaaagcagtgcCCAGAGGGAAATGTATAGCAATAAacgcttacattaaaaaagaagaaaggtctcaaagcaacaacctaactttacaccttaaggaactggaaaaagcagagcaaactaaactcaaaaatagcagaaggaaggaaataataaagattagagcagagataaacaaaatggaaattaaaacaatagagaaaaacaacaaaattaataaaagaccaataaaattgaCAAGACTTTAGCTagatagactaagaaaaaaagaagcctcaaataacctcatggggttcagggcaggccaccccaagatgtgcAACTTTGGCCTGTGGAAAATTTTGAGTTAAAGGTAATCGAGACCCTGCAGGCTCAAGAGAATCTTTCCCCTctcccttaaagaatttaaacTGAGGGACTTGCCCTTAGTAAGAGTtattaccagagataactttTATTGATTGTCTATATACTAGGGCAAATTTCTAGCTACTGAACATTTGCTCTGTTTATCGTCCCTTCAATTACCATCCTCCCATCTGAAGCCCCAGGCCCCTACCCCATTCCTTGGCTCAAGATAACATAATGCCTCATTTTACCTTTCTGTCTCTGACACTCTCATGTATGTGGGGTTCCCGTCCTTATGTAATAAATTGGTTTTCCTCCTGTTAACCTATCGCATGTTATTTTAATGATTCCACCAACCATGAGAACCAAGAGGGGGAGAGAAAaaatttcccctcccccacaaacCAAAACAAGAAATACCAGAAAGGACTTTACTACTgattttactgaaataaaaagcattataagagagtactatcaACAGTTGtacaccaaaaaattggataatctatatgaaatggaaatattcccagaaacacaaaacctaccaagagTAAATCCTGAAGCAATAGAAAATCTGCTAGACACACACAGCGGCCCTCAGTATCGACAAGTTCCACATCCAAGGATTGAAAGACCTGTGGTGGTTGCCTCTGTACTCAACATATACAGACTTTTTCTGTCAtgccctaaacaatacagtataacaactatttccATACTTATAATATCCACCATATTGGATATTATAAGTAATCTGGAGATGATGtaaagtatacgggaggatgtgcataggCTATACACAAATAGTCTGCCATTTTATATAGGGACTTGAGCGTCCCAGAGTTTGGTACCAGCAGGGGTCCTGGAACTAGGGATGACTGTAACGAGTAAGGAGAATGAATCAGTAATCCCAACAaagaaagcccaggaccagatggcttcactggtgcttctaccaaacatttaaaaaagaataaacatcaATCCTCCTGAAACTCCTCCAaacaattgaagaggagggaacacttccaaattcattctgtgaggccagcattgcCCTGACACCAAAGGCAGACAGAGACACCACGGAGCAGTGGGGGTGCATGGAGGACacgaggagggggctggggacgggagcccagagaagggaagggagacaCACAGAAATGACATTGAGAAGTCTCAGTTTTACAGCTCTGAGGAAGGGGCCAGTGGCCTCAGAAAGACCCCTGACGGTAGGTTACAGAATGGAGGCCATGCGGTTTCCTCCTAGGATCTCCCCAAAGAGAATGCTCCTCAGTGAGAAGGTTGGATTTCTGCCAATCACTCCTTCCCAGCAGGCCCCTAGGTGACACCCACCCTCCTGACCTGGGACTCAAGGTCCTGGGTGGGGTCTGACCACTAGAATTCCAGAAAAGGGTGGAGACACACAGCCCAGCACCCACCTTCCCCAGGTTCCTGTGGGAGGGGCACGGGGTGCACGGGGATATATTCTGGGCCTCTGAGGAAGCGGCTCTGGATGCCTGTCTCCTGAAGGCAGGCTGAAGCTGGTGGGTGAGTCAAGGggggagggagccacctggccaGCATAGGGGGCTGTGGGAGGCATGCAGAGGGCTGTGCTATGGAGGGTCAGGGttcggggaggggaggtgggatcCTGAACCTGGAGCACCCCAAGGAGCCCACTggaattgtgccatttgcagGAGCTATGAAAGGCATCCATCTCATCCTGCTGGCTGTCCTGCTGTGCTCTGAGCATGGTGAGTGCCAGGGAACCGGCAGGGACCTGTCCTGGGGGCATGGGGCAGCAACCCCCGTGAGAGGCTGTGTGGAACATGTGGGGAATCTGTCCTCCAGGACCACGGAAGGTGGGAGGGGGCCACAGTTCCTAAGGAGGGGCCCAGAGGTGGATGCCCAGAGGCTACGCTCCAATGTGGGCTGTGGTTCTGGCCTCTGGGGGTCTAAACCCAGCCTTCCTGCCATCTGAGCTTGGACCTGTGTCCCCACTCGGCCCCAGCCCTGAGCCTGCAGTGCTACAACTGTGCTGATGTCCAGAATGTCGGTCAGTGCCAGACCAACACCTTGTGTGAAACGACACCCAGCGTCTGCTATCAGGTCAGCATGATCTTGACCGCGGCCAGTGGTGAGTTCCCAGCATCCAGAGCATGCGGGCGGGTTCAGGGGGCTCTGCTCGGAGGCTCCCCCTGGCCTCGGGGAAGGAGTGTGAGTGCAGCAGGGGCCAGTGTCCGTGTCACCTGGACCCTCCCTGGCCTCCTGCCTCGGTGTCTCCACCTGTACAGAGAGGGGCTAGCCTCCAGATGTTGTGGGGGCTTGGTGGAACGAGATGGGCATCCCAGCAGAGGAATGGAGGACCAAGCATCCCTGGGGGGAGGATGATGAGGGACATCCCCAGGAGGCTCAGAGGGAAATGGGGGGCCTCCGATGCCAGGCATGTCCTTTCTTCCCCACAGGGCAGATGACCAAGTTACTGTCTAAGGATTGTGTCTCTTCCTGCAATGATGTGTCCGAGGAGATGCGGCAGCTTGCAGAGAAGAGGGACCCATTGGGCGCGTCTAAGTTAGAAGTGCGGGATGTGGAATGCTGTGAAACGGACCTCTGTAACAGGGTGGGCCCGGTGGGGCGCAGCCTCTGGGCCCTGGCCGGGGGGCTCCTGCTCAGCCTGGGGCCTGCCCTCCTCTGGATCCTGCTGTGAGGACCCCAGGGACTCAgacagcaaaaggaggagggacGTCGTTACTGATGGTAGTTCCGTGTGACATGCATAGCAGCTACCCCCTCAAGCtcgctctctcacacacacgcacactcacacgtgtacacacactcgcacacatgcatacacacgcacatacactcacacgcatgcacgcacacactcGGCCCTGTGAGTGCTCACCAATCACAGGCTATGCTTGGACTCCTCGTACTATGAGGGCTGGGACACagaggcccagggaaggaggCAGACAGGCTCCACCCTCTGCTGACCCTCggcccctcctgcccacccacccggccagccccagcCTCAGGCGCCCAGCGCCCTGCTATGCCAACAAGCCTGCCACATTTTGCAAACACCGTCAATTAACCACTGACCCAAGATGCAGAGACCCCTGAGCCCTGGCTGGACAGGGGCCTCTAGGAGAGcggagcccccagcccctctggccaGGTCCTCTAACAGTGCGCCAGCGGCAGTCAATAGACAATAAAGGCTCTCCAATACACTCCTGTTCCTTGAGTGCCATTCAGCCCCATGGCCTGGGTTGGCAGGGAGTGAGGGGAGTGTCTCTTTGACCCACCTGCAAGGGAGACTCTGCTTCAACCCCGTTCTCCCTCAGCCAGGTGAGCTCTGATGGCTGGAGGGCTATGAACAGAGGGCAGTTCCTGGAGGGGCCAGCTTTGCACACCTGGGTGGTGGCCTCCCACTCCTCCCCATGAAGCATTTGCTCTGACGCCTGCTCCCTGCTCTCCCAGCCGCCTGTCAGGAGCCCCACCCAGGACTCCCATGGGGGAGGCATCTGTCCAGGGCCCATGTGGTGGGGGCGCTGCTGGGACACCCTCAGCAGAGGGAGGTGGTGGCAGCAGGGGAGAGGTCTGGCTTGGTTCCTTCCCTCCAGCGTCTTTCACACTTTCTTCCCCTCTGAGCATCTGCCCCAAGGGTGACCCCGAAGCTCAGAGGCCCCCCGAGCCCACAGCACCCTGCTCCTCCTGGTGTAACAGGGGAGGCCAGAGCCCGTGTTCTCCCCAGGTCCCCCCAGCCACATTTTCCAGTGAGAGAAGCCCCTCTCTCCCTCATTACAGCCCACCTTGCCCTGGGAACTCTGAGTGTGGCTCTGGGAACCCCACAGGGATCACCAGAGTGGGCTCAGCAGGGCCTCAGAGATGAGGGCTGGGCCTTTCCTTCACcggcggggaaactgaggcagggggaggggacaaATGCCCGAGTCTCATGCTGGTCTGGGGCAGAGACAAAGACCCCGTGGTGAGGCCCACCCCACCAGTGGGGAGACTTGTGTGTGACCCCTGGGCatctgcctcagttttcctcgTAGAGGCCACAGGAGCAGAGGGACCAAGGATGTCTCCTGCAGGTCCTTTCCCCCCTGAGCTGGAGAGAAGGGGCGACTCAGCCTCAACCCCCAAACAAGGGGGCCGGCTCCTCTCCAGGCTTTGGGAGGGGTAGCGGGCTCTGCAGGGCCTGAGGAAAGGGGCATCAGCCCCACGTGTTTGGGTCCTAGGGGCGGAGCAGGGCCTCTGAGGCCTGGAGATCTGAAAGGCTTTCCTCCAGCACCCCTCCTTCCTCAGTCTCCCCTGCCCCAACTTGGCCCCCGGCTGCCAGTGGGCCAGGacaccacccaccccaccccgtgCAATGGGGGAAGGTCCAGGAGGAGGGTGTGTATGGGGGTAGCGGGAGCTTTGAGGGCAGAGGGGTTTGAAGATTCCACGGATACCAGGCTGGTCTCACAGGAGCCTGCAGGGGCTCCCCTAGCCTGGTGGTCCAGTTTCCTGCTTCCAGACTTCACCATCCTGTCCGCTAGGTGACCTCGGGCCAGGGCCCACCCCATCTGGTCTGCCCCAGTGGCTTCAGCTCTGGTCTCAGGGCCCTCCAATGTAAGGCTGCCAGAGGAGAGTCCTTGATTCTGGGGTGTGGTGTGTGTGACAACGTGGGCAAACCCGTCTGTGGGTGAGGAGCCCCCAGGGAGAGCCCCTGGTGGTTCCTGAGGAGGGGCAGCTGAGTCTGAGGGGCCTCCCATACCGGGATCCTCCTCACCCAAGAGGCTCCACGTCATCCCCTGAGACTTTCAAGAAAGACGTTTCCAAAAACACCTCCCCATAGGCCAAGCAGTGGACTCCCGGAATGCCAAGGGTGGCCCTGGCGTGAAATCACCTGTGGGAAAGCCAGTCCTGGAGGGTCTGCGCCTGGTCAGAGGCCCGCCCTGCGGACCCGGGCCCAGGTGACCTCCCAGAGCAACCGTGGCCATCTGCGGACACATGGTTAGACTGGACTTCTCA encodes:
- the LOC131419392 gene encoding lymphocyte antigen 6H-like → MKGIHLILLAVLLCSEHALSLQCYNCADVQNVGQCQTNTLCETTPSVCYQVSMILTAASGQMTKLLSKDCVSSCNDVSEEMRQLAEKRDPLGASKLEVRDVECCETDLCNRVGPVGRSLWALAGGLLLSLGPALLWILL